The Ictidomys tridecemlineatus isolate mIctTri1 unplaced genomic scaffold, mIctTri1.hap1 Scaffold_712, whole genome shotgun sequence genome has a window encoding:
- the LOC144374476 gene encoding uncharacterized protein LOC144374476 produces MGNTLTTPLSLTLDHWQDVQKRANNLSVTVKKKKWKTLCASEWPTFNTSWPPEGTFNIDSILQVKSRIFIQGPQGHPDQIPYIITWEDLASTPPSWVAPFSPPKSPSSSSPLEPSAPLLPVPPLLPPQTSQLYPVLDKSETSTKPGATPKKVLPPEDSALIDLLADEPPPYQPQPLPALGSNPPSSEEEEDDQEGPTASAPPDPSPMVGQLRGRRDHTAPGDTSRVLPLRQMGGPNGQYQYWPFSASDLYNWKTHNPSFAKDPVALTSLIESILVTHQPRRNKKFFWKLAKMYQGMMGDLPNSQI; encoded by the coding sequence ATGGGGAACACCCTAACTACCCCTTTGAGCCTTACTCTAGATCATTGGCAGGACGTCCAAAAGCGCGCAAACAACTTGTCCGTGACggtcaaaaagaagaaatggaaaactctctgtgcctcagaatggcctACATTCAATACCAGCTGGCCTCCTGAAGGAACCTTTAACATTGATTCTATCTTACAGGTGAAGTCTCGAATCTTCATCCAAGGTCCTCAGGGACACCCTGATCAAATACCCTATATTATTACTTGGGAAGATTTAGCTTCCACGCCACCCTCCTGGGtagctcctttctctcctcctaagtctccttcttcttcttctcccctcgAGCCCTCTGCCCCTCTCCTTCCAGTTCCTCCTCTTCTACCCCCTCAAacctcccaactttaccctgttcTCGACAAATCTGAAACTTCAACTAAGCCAGGGGCAACACCAAAGAAGGTTTTGCCACCAGAAGACTCAGCCCTAATTGACCTGCTAGCTGATGAGCCTCCTCCTtatcagccccagcccttgccagCCCTTGGGTCCAATCCACCTTCCtcggaggaagaagaagatgacCAAGAGGGTCCAACAGCCAGTGCTCCCCCAGATCCATCCCCCATGGTGGGACAGCTCCGAGGACGACGGGATCACACTGCACCAGGGGACACTTCTAGAGTTCTCCCCCTGCGGCAAATGGGGGGTCCCAATGGCCAATATCAGTATTGGCCATTCTCAGCCTCTGACCTTTATAACTGGAAAACTCATAATCCTTCCTTTGCTAAAGACCCTGTAGCTTTAACCTCTCTGATTGAATCTATTCTAGTGACTCACCAGCCaaggagaaacaaaaagttctttTGGAAGCTCGCAAAAATGTACCAGGGGATGATGGGCGACCTACCCAACTCCCAAATTTGA